One window of the Shimwellia blattae DSM 4481 = NBRC 105725 genome contains the following:
- a CDS encoding YdbL family protein has product MNKIYQFLRLAGVSLLLWSTAAAALTLDEARQQGRAGETLSGYLAPRASDEQTLALVKQINDARARNYQQLATSNNISVDDVARLAGQKLVERAKTGEYVKGINGMWVRKP; this is encoded by the coding sequence ATGAATAAAATTTATCAATTTCTGCGGCTGGCTGGCGTGTCGCTCCTGCTGTGGAGCACGGCGGCAGCGGCACTGACCCTGGATGAGGCTCGCCAGCAGGGACGGGCGGGGGAAACCCTGAGCGGTTACCTGGCCCCCAGAGCCAGCGATGAGCAGACCCTGGCGCTGGTAAAGCAGATTAATGATGCCCGGGCACGGAATTACCAGCAGCTGGCAACCAGCAATAATATCAGCGTTGACGATGTGGCCCGCCTGGCGGGCCAGAAGCTGGTAGAGCGGGCGAAAACCGGGGAATATGTTAAAGGGATCAACGGCATGTGGGTCCGCAAACCCTGA
- a CDS encoding YnbE family lipoprotein: protein MRYLTAILLALPVAGLTGCTPRIEVAASDTPITINMNVKIEHEIHVKVDKDVETLLKNRSDLF, encoded by the coding sequence ATGAGATATCTGACCGCCATTCTCCTGGCCCTGCCGGTGGCGGGGTTAACCGGGTGCACACCGCGTATTGAGGTTGCCGCATCGGATACCCCCATAACCATTAATATGAACGTCAAAATTGAGCATGAGATCCATGTCAAAGTGGATAAAGACGTGGAGACGTTACTGAAAAACCGCAGCGATCTGTTCTGA
- the feaR gene encoding transcriptional regulator FeaR translates to MGSGQHEHFDHWLAAINQACGQFAARPLVGEFSGKLDEFHAHQLKLSTVTVSAANLFRTRKEIALSNDAWFFTVFQLSGEAVMEQEGHQTVLRPGDITLIDAALPSSFVWQQQACQVSLLLPRQTLEQTLHTGRVPCATRLDGKWPVVRLCHQLLRESMQHESLSPRESEAALEAIMALLRPVLVQQAPESSRRERQFQKVLALIDEHIQSDALRPEWLASTTGMSVRSLYRMFAEQGLVVAQYIKNRRLDLCAQALRTASQEEKLAGIGYHWGFTDHSHFSTAFRQRFGISPGEYRRRWQ, encoded by the coding sequence ATGGGTTCGGGTCAACATGAACATTTTGATCACTGGCTGGCGGCGATCAATCAGGCCTGCGGGCAGTTCGCTGCCCGGCCGCTTGTGGGGGAGTTCAGCGGCAAACTGGATGAGTTCCACGCACACCAGCTGAAGCTCAGCACGGTCACCGTCAGCGCGGCGAATCTGTTCCGCACCCGCAAAGAGATAGCCCTCAGTAACGATGCCTGGTTCTTCACGGTGTTTCAGCTCAGCGGTGAGGCGGTCATGGAGCAGGAGGGTCACCAGACCGTGCTGCGGCCCGGGGATATCACGCTGATAGACGCCGCCCTGCCCAGCTCTTTTGTCTGGCAGCAGCAGGCGTGCCAGGTCTCCCTGTTACTGCCACGTCAGACACTTGAGCAGACACTGCATACCGGGCGCGTGCCCTGTGCCACCCGGCTGGACGGGAAATGGCCGGTGGTTCGCCTGTGTCACCAGCTGTTACGGGAAAGTATGCAGCACGAAAGTTTATCCCCCCGGGAAAGTGAAGCCGCCCTGGAGGCGATAATGGCGCTGTTGCGCCCGGTGCTGGTTCAGCAGGCGCCGGAAAGTTCGCGCCGGGAGCGCCAGTTTCAGAAAGTCCTGGCGCTGATTGATGAGCATATCCAGTCAGACGCGCTGCGCCCGGAGTGGCTGGCCAGCACCACCGGTATGTCGGTGCGCAGCCTGTACCGCATGTTCGCGGAACAGGGGCTGGTTGTCGCCCAGTATATTAAGAACCGCCGCCTTGATCTGTGTGCCCAGGCGCTGCGCACCGCCAGCCAGGAAGAGAAGCTGGCCGGTATCGGTTACCACTGGGGGTTTACCGACCACAGCCACTTTTCTACCGCCTTCCGGCAGCGGTTTGGGATCTCCCCGGGGGAATACCGCCGCCGCTGGCAGTAA
- a CDS encoding YdcH family protein — protein sequence MFPDLNHLIPELKDANPRFRALFTRHQNLDREITDLEYIDGRGPCDKDKVAAMKREKLKIKDELYQIMRHAARQPQH from the coding sequence ATGTTTCCAGACTTAAATCATTTAATTCCCGAACTCAAAGACGCCAACCCCCGCTTCCGGGCATTATTCACCCGGCACCAGAATCTGGATCGCGAAATTACCGACCTTGAATATATTGACGGGCGGGGCCCCTGTGATAAAGACAAGGTTGCCGCCATGAAAAGGGAGAAACTGAAAATTAAAGATGAGCTGTACCAGATAATGAGGCACGCTGCCCGGCAGCCGCAGCACTGA
- a CDS encoding DoxX family protein — protein sequence MNSLRYCDFGGSRSFLILIARLALIVLFLLSGFPKLTGFSGTVQYMASLGAPLPTVAAAIAVLMEVAGSILIAIGFFTRPLAIIFAVYTLATGFIGHPYWTMSGDAVMPNMINFYKNLAITGGFILLALTGPGAISVDRR from the coding sequence ATGAACTCACTACGCTATTGTGATTTTGGTGGCAGTCGTTCGTTTTTGATCCTCATCGCCCGGCTGGCGCTGATCGTGTTATTTCTGCTTTCCGGATTCCCCAAACTGACAGGCTTTAGCGGTACGGTGCAGTATATGGCGTCGCTGGGCGCACCATTACCGACGGTAGCTGCGGCCATTGCGGTGCTGATGGAGGTCGCCGGGTCCATTCTTATTGCCATTGGTTTCTTTACCCGCCCGCTGGCGATTATTTTCGCCGTTTATACGCTCGCGACCGGTTTTATTGGTCACCCGTACTGGACCATGTCCGGGGATGCGGTAATGCCCAATATGATCAATTTCTATAAAAACCTTGCGATTACCGGTGGCTTTATTCTGCTGGCGCTGACCGGGCCCGGTGCAATTTCGGTAGACCGGCGCTAA
- a CDS encoding nucleotide triphosphate diphosphatase NUDT15 — MMNTLPRIGVGVLIIRDGKILLGKRTGSHGAGCWSAPGGHLEPGESIEQCARRETAEETGLRLGPIFRGPWSEDHFPPSPGTPGRHYLTLMVVACCPRGTPERREPEKCTGWQWFPPEALPAPLFAPLAALAGSQGLALKALIDQATTQ; from the coding sequence ATGATGAACACACTACCCCGCATTGGCGTGGGCGTACTGATTATCCGTGACGGGAAAATTTTACTCGGCAAGCGCACAGGCAGCCACGGCGCCGGGTGCTGGTCCGCCCCGGGCGGGCACCTGGAGCCGGGAGAGTCAATTGAACAGTGCGCCCGGCGGGAAACCGCCGAAGAGACCGGGCTCCGGCTGGGGCCCATTTTCCGCGGCCCCTGGAGTGAGGATCACTTCCCCCCGTCACCCGGAACCCCGGGCCGCCACTACCTCACGCTGATGGTCGTGGCCTGTTGCCCCCGGGGCACCCCGGAACGGCGCGAGCCGGAGAAATGCACCGGCTGGCAGTGGTTCCCCCCGGAGGCGCTACCGGCACCGTTGTTTGCGCCGTTAGCCGCCCTGGCAGGCTCTCAGGGCCTGGCCCTGAAAGCGCTGATAGACCAGGCCACCACTCAGTAG
- a CDS encoding YdbH family protein — translation MRGKYSAALALLLLCILLPLTLLLTLGHWLPGLAGIWLPAGTRIAIDARPRISLHALRIPDIRYQVGECTLAHVRDVTLSHPSRWSLHAAAVTLDTTCLAGLPPGAPSPGAPRTLAEWQQMLPRSWVTIDNLTLAPWQQYAGGLHLALSQEKQQLRYQGKLVDLSATLTGQALSVEHFTLQLFEGQKPLALVGKFTMPVVPDGLPVAGESHAQLYLPQQPGLVNVELNWQENSGQLVLDNEQQPQPLLDLPWSITREQLRISDGRWFWPYEGFPLSGRVGVTVDNWQQGLEQAKISGRLNVLTQGEAGKGNVVLTFGPGKLSMVNSAMPVQLTGEAKHDDLTLYATLFTSLLGPLNDPQLQFGPGSLLRSRGRLVEDLNIDQVRWPLAGVKVSRKGVDGRLQAILQAHENQLGAFELHLDGKAQDFLPDAGLWQWRYWGKGRFTPMNANWDVTGTGQWKDNTIELSRLSTGFNQLQYGTMQVAAPRLVLEKPVRWVRDPRAPSFAGALSLDAGQTTLSGGSYLPPSTLKFSVNGTDPTAFQFKGDLHAGEIGPVRVNGRWDGVRLRAEAWWPRQPLKVFQPLLPKESKIRLDEGTFNAQVAFSAAPDQGFEAGGHGVVKNGNVWTPDNQVSGIDFILPFRYQDGIWDLGTRGPVRLRIAEINSQAKASNVTADLQGHYPWDEAHPLILSDVSVDVLGGQLKMLQLRMPQHDPALLRVENISTSELITAINPKQFAMSGRVNGALPIWLNHPQWIIKDGWLSNPGPLTFRMDKDMADAMVRDNFAAGAAINWLRYLEISRSWTDVSLSNLGELRMKSAITGVSQVDGKRSTVRLNYQHQENLFTLWRSLRFGDNLQSWLEQHMALPVARCQPSGTVCKEHQQ, via the coding sequence ATGAGGGGTAAATATAGCGCTGCACTGGCCCTGTTGCTACTGTGCATTTTATTGCCATTAACACTCCTGCTGACGCTGGGGCACTGGTTGCCGGGGCTGGCGGGGATCTGGCTGCCTGCCGGAACACGTATCGCCATTGACGCCCGGCCCCGTATCAGCCTGCACGCACTGCGTATCCCGGATATTCGCTATCAGGTGGGCGAGTGCACGCTGGCCCATGTCCGCGACGTGACATTGTCACACCCTTCGCGCTGGTCGCTGCATGCGGCGGCGGTCACCCTTGATACCACCTGCCTTGCCGGGCTCCCCCCGGGTGCCCCGAGCCCCGGTGCGCCGCGCACCCTGGCGGAGTGGCAGCAGATGCTGCCGCGCAGCTGGGTCACCATTGATAACCTGACACTGGCCCCCTGGCAGCAGTATGCGGGCGGGCTGCATCTGGCGCTGTCACAGGAAAAGCAGCAGCTGCGCTACCAGGGAAAACTGGTGGATTTGTCCGCCACGCTGACCGGCCAGGCCCTCAGTGTGGAGCACTTTACGCTGCAGCTTTTTGAGGGGCAAAAACCGCTGGCGCTGGTGGGGAAATTTACCATGCCGGTGGTGCCGGATGGCCTGCCGGTAGCGGGAGAGAGCCACGCGCAACTGTATCTGCCCCAGCAGCCCGGGCTGGTGAATGTGGAGCTTAACTGGCAGGAGAACAGCGGCCAGCTGGTTCTGGACAACGAACAGCAGCCCCAGCCGCTGCTTGATTTACCCTGGAGCATTACCCGGGAACAGCTGCGGATCAGCGACGGCCGCTGGTTCTGGCCCTATGAGGGCTTCCCCCTCAGCGGGCGGGTGGGTGTCACGGTAGATAACTGGCAGCAGGGGCTGGAGCAGGCGAAAATCAGCGGGCGGCTTAATGTGTTAACCCAGGGCGAGGCCGGTAAAGGCAACGTGGTGCTGACCTTCGGCCCGGGTAAGCTCAGCATGGTTAACAGCGCCATGCCGGTGCAGCTGACCGGTGAGGCAAAACACGATGATCTGACCCTGTATGCCACGCTGTTTACTTCGCTCCTTGGCCCGCTTAACGATCCGCAACTGCAGTTTGGCCCCGGCTCGCTGCTGCGCTCCCGGGGGCGGCTGGTGGAGGATCTGAATATTGATCAGGTGCGCTGGCCGCTGGCGGGGGTGAAAGTTTCCCGCAAAGGGGTGGATGGCCGCCTACAGGCGATCCTCCAGGCCCATGAAAACCAGCTCGGGGCGTTTGAGCTGCATCTGGACGGTAAAGCGCAGGACTTTTTACCGGATGCGGGGCTGTGGCAGTGGCGCTACTGGGGGAAAGGCCGGTTTACACCGATGAACGCGAACTGGGACGTGACCGGCACCGGCCAGTGGAAGGATAACACCATCGAACTGTCGCGCCTGTCTACCGGATTTAACCAGTTGCAGTACGGCACCATGCAGGTTGCCGCCCCGCGCCTGGTGCTGGAGAAACCAGTGCGCTGGGTGCGGGATCCCCGGGCGCCGTCTTTTGCGGGCGCTCTGTCTCTGGATGCGGGGCAGACCACACTCAGCGGCGGGAGCTACCTGCCGCCCTCCACCCTGAAATTCAGCGTTAACGGCACGGATCCTACCGCGTTTCAGTTTAAGGGGGACCTTCACGCCGGGGAGATCGGCCCGGTGCGGGTTAACGGGCGCTGGGACGGGGTGCGCCTGCGGGCGGAAGCCTGGTGGCCGCGCCAGCCCCTGAAGGTGTTCCAGCCCCTGTTGCCCAAAGAGAGCAAAATCCGCCTGGATGAAGGCACCTTTAACGCTCAGGTGGCGTTCTCTGCCGCCCCGGATCAGGGGTTTGAGGCAGGCGGGCACGGGGTGGTTAAGAACGGCAATGTCTGGACCCCGGATAACCAGGTCTCCGGTATTGATTTTATCCTGCCGTTCCGCTACCAGGACGGGATATGGGATCTGGGCACCCGCGGGCCGGTACGCCTGCGTATTGCCGAAATTAACAGCCAGGCGAAGGCCAGCAACGTGACCGCCGATTTGCAGGGCCATTACCCCTGGGACGAGGCGCACCCGCTTATCCTCAGCGATGTCAGTGTGGATGTGCTGGGCGGCCAGCTTAAAATGCTGCAACTGCGCATGCCTCAGCACGATCCGGCGCTGTTGCGGGTGGAGAATATCTCCACCAGTGAGCTTATCACCGCCATTAATCCGAAGCAGTTCGCCATGTCCGGGCGAGTCAACGGGGCGCTGCCCATCTGGCTGAACCACCCCCAGTGGATCATTAAAGACGGCTGGTTGTCGAACCCCGGGCCGCTTACCTTCCGGATGGATAAAGACATGGCCGATGCGATGGTCAGGGATAATTTTGCCGCGGGCGCGGCGATAAACTGGCTGCGCTATCTGGAGATCTCCCGCTCCTGGACCGATGTCAGCCTGAGCAATCTGGGCGAGCTGCGGATGAAATCCGCGATCACCGGTGTAAGCCAGGTGGACGGCAAGCGCAGCACCGTGCGGCTCAATTATCAGCATCAGGAAAATCTGTTTACCCTGTGGCGCAGCCTGCGCTTCGGGGACAATCTGCAATCATGGCTGGAACAACATATGGCATTGCCGGTTGCCCGCTGCCAGCCTTCCGGAACTGTCTGTAAGGAACATCAACAATGA
- a CDS encoding aldehyde dehydrogenase family protein, whose translation MSSQVAVLESVQRFLDRQHGLFIDGQWVSASSEQRLPVFNPASGRQISSTADASAGDVDQAVTSAWRAFTDRRWSGMLPAQRERVLLRFADLVEQYSEELAQLETLEQGKSINISRAFEVGCTLNWMRYTAGLTTKITGQTLDVSIPLPPGARYQAWTRKEPVGVVAGIVPWNFPLMIGIWKVMPALAAGCSIVIKPSETTPLTLLRVAELACEAGVPPGVFNVVTGSGAVCGAALTTHPQVAKVSFTGSTATGKQIARVAADRLTRVTLELGGKNPAIVLKDADPAMVVEGLMTGSFLNQGQVCAASSRIYIEAPVFDQMVDAFAQAVKSLSVGPGMDPQAMINPLVSSAHQQKVAAYLEDARVQKTEIITGNAAPEGDGFYIAPSLIINPAPTLKLVREEVFGPVVNLVRVASGEEALRLANDSDFGLTASVWTSGLSNAMTYSQRLQAGTVWVNSHTLIDANLPFGGVKQSGSGRDFGPDWLDAYCETKSVCVRY comes from the coding sequence ATGTCATCACAGGTAGCCGTACTGGAGAGCGTGCAGCGCTTTCTGGACCGACAACACGGGTTGTTTATTGACGGGCAGTGGGTAAGCGCCAGCAGCGAACAGCGCCTGCCGGTATTTAACCCGGCCAGTGGCCGGCAGATCTCCAGCACGGCAGATGCCAGCGCCGGGGATGTGGACCAGGCGGTGACGTCCGCATGGCGGGCTTTTACCGATCGCCGCTGGTCAGGCATGTTGCCCGCGCAGCGTGAGCGTGTCCTGCTGCGTTTTGCCGATCTGGTTGAGCAATACAGTGAAGAGCTGGCCCAGCTGGAGACCCTGGAGCAGGGGAAATCGATCAATATTTCCCGCGCCTTTGAAGTGGGGTGCACCCTGAACTGGATGCGCTATACCGCCGGGCTGACCACCAAAATCACCGGCCAGACCCTGGATGTGTCCATCCCGCTGCCGCCGGGGGCCCGCTACCAGGCCTGGACCCGCAAAGAGCCGGTGGGTGTGGTGGCGGGGATTGTGCCCTGGAACTTCCCGCTGATGATCGGTATCTGGAAAGTGATGCCCGCACTGGCGGCCGGGTGCTCCATTGTGATTAAACCCTCAGAGACCACGCCGCTGACCCTGCTCCGGGTGGCTGAGCTGGCCTGTGAGGCCGGGGTGCCGCCGGGGGTATTTAATGTGGTGACCGGCAGCGGCGCGGTGTGTGGCGCGGCGCTCACCACGCACCCGCAGGTGGCGAAGGTGAGCTTCACCGGCTCGACGGCAACCGGCAAACAGATTGCCCGGGTGGCGGCCGACCGGCTGACCCGGGTGACCCTGGAGCTGGGCGGGAAGAACCCGGCCATTGTGCTGAAAGATGCAGATCCCGCCATGGTGGTGGAAGGGCTGATGACCGGCAGTTTCCTGAACCAGGGGCAGGTGTGTGCCGCCAGTTCGCGGATCTATATTGAGGCGCCAGTCTTTGACCAGATGGTGGACGCGTTCGCACAGGCGGTGAAATCGCTCTCTGTGGGGCCGGGTATGGATCCGCAGGCGATGATCAACCCGCTGGTCTCATCGGCGCACCAGCAGAAGGTGGCCGCCTATCTTGAAGATGCCCGGGTGCAGAAAACCGAGATTATTACCGGCAACGCCGCCCCGGAAGGGGACGGTTTTTATATTGCCCCGTCGCTGATTATCAACCCGGCGCCGACCCTGAAGCTGGTGCGTGAAGAGGTCTTTGGCCCGGTGGTAAACCTGGTGCGGGTTGCCAGCGGCGAAGAAGCACTGCGCCTGGCCAATGACAGCGACTTCGGCCTGACCGCCAGCGTCTGGACTTCCGGCCTCAGCAATGCCATGACCTACAGCCAGCGCCTGCAGGCCGGCACCGTGTGGGTCAACAGCCATACGCTGATTGACGCCAACCTGCCGTTTGGCGGGGTGAAGCAGTCAGGGTCCGGGCGCGATTTTGGCCCGGACTGGCTGGATGCCTACTGTGAGACCAAATCCGTGTGTGTGCGCTACTGA